The Nocardioides humi genome includes a region encoding these proteins:
- a CDS encoding sulfotransferase — MSRLAEAKEEAPRWLKDVANLTTRGYGLATSSLRPGPDFLVIGTKRGGTTSLFGYLTQHPSLLGLFPEPRGRKSTDFFFKHDGRSERWYRSHFHTRQHRRRVERRTGDRPLGGEASPYYLWDPRVARRVHDLAPGVKAIALLRDPVERAWSHYQERTENGVEPLGFAAALAAEERRTDGELDRMLADPAYYSSAHDWYSYRARGVYLPQLENWLRVFPREQLLVLRSEDMYDDVQGTFDRVCAFLGVSRHLLPNRRPLNASRTRSSVPEPQRAELAEFYAPHIRRLEAFLGRDLHWTGAS; from the coding sequence GTGAGTCGGCTCGCCGAGGCGAAGGAGGAGGCGCCGCGCTGGCTCAAGGACGTCGCGAACCTGACCACGCGAGGCTATGGACTGGCCACCTCGTCGCTGCGGCCCGGGCCCGACTTCCTCGTGATCGGCACCAAGCGCGGCGGGACGACGTCGCTCTTCGGCTACCTCACCCAGCATCCCTCCCTGCTCGGCCTCTTCCCGGAGCCGCGCGGCCGGAAGAGCACCGACTTCTTCTTCAAGCACGACGGCCGGAGCGAGCGGTGGTACCGCTCGCACTTCCACACCCGCCAGCACCGCCGGCGCGTCGAGCGGCGCACGGGCGACCGCCCGCTCGGCGGCGAGGCGTCGCCCTACTACCTGTGGGATCCCCGCGTCGCGCGACGCGTCCACGACCTCGCTCCCGGCGTCAAGGCGATCGCCCTCCTCCGGGACCCGGTCGAGCGTGCCTGGTCGCACTACCAGGAGCGGACCGAGAACGGCGTGGAGCCGCTCGGGTTCGCCGCGGCGCTCGCCGCGGAGGAGCGTCGTACCGACGGGGAGCTGGACCGGATGCTCGCCGATCCTGCCTACTACAGCAGCGCCCACGACTGGTACAGCTACCGGGCGCGCGGCGTCTACCTGCCGCAGCTGGAGAACTGGCTGCGGGTGTTCCCGCGCGAGCAGCTGCTGGTCCTGCGCAGCGAGGACATGTACGACGACGTGCAGGGCACCTTCGACCGGGTCTGCGCCTTCCTGGGCGTCTCGCGCCATCTCCTGCCGAACCGGCGGCCGCTCAACGCGAGCCGGACCAGGTCCTCGGTGCCGGAGCCCCAGCGCGCGGAGCTCGCGGAGTTCTATGCCCCCCACATCCGCCGGCTGGAGGCGTTCCTCGGCCGCGACCTGCACTGGACCGGAGCGTCGTGA
- a CDS encoding oligosaccharide flippase family protein — translation MTCWRRATSSRGRRHEPGDGQVADACQSVLAGPVADRRRGPPRRRSGGLVTLLGAAVSTGMGFVLTMVLARQFGALGAGIVQQAIAAATIGLALGRLGMDTTAVWLLPRLRRQDPAAARGACVALIGWAALGGTAVAGAWLLLDALVGPALLGDPRVDRAVSAVAWALPFGSVMMVALAATRGFGGVVPFNAVGNIAVPTARPVVVLAVAALGGSAAAAAAGWAGVLLPGALVAVAVMGRRLRRQERSAQGRRGPWLPTRAVRRDVLGFGLPRTVSTLLEQSLLWLDVILVGILVGPAAAGVYGVASRFVAGGQVVMTALRIVVAPQFSARLAADENAEAEELYAVTATWIVLFGAPVYVLLACFSPTLLGLPGEDFTDGVTAMIVLCAGGLALLAGGNIQSLLLMTGRSGWAATNKVVVFAVSLVLDLALIPGWGILGAAVAWTVCMALDGVLAAAQVRRFTGIRPAARRIALALAAATAAAGLPSLLLLATVGQSVAGMVAATALTGLVVLALAALGRRQLRLDLLSGLMRRRAR, via the coding sequence GTGACCTGCTGGAGGCGGGCCACGTCCTCGCGGGGACGGCGCCATGAGCCAGGCGACGGCCAAGTCGCCGACGCCTGCCAGTCCGTCCTCGCCGGACCCGTCGCCGACCGTCGCCGCGGACCTCCGAGGCGCCGCTCGGGCGGGCTGGTCACCCTGCTCGGCGCCGCGGTCAGCACCGGGATGGGCTTCGTGCTCACGATGGTGCTCGCCCGGCAGTTCGGGGCGCTCGGTGCGGGGATCGTGCAGCAGGCGATCGCGGCCGCCACCATCGGCCTCGCCCTGGGCCGGCTGGGGATGGACACCACCGCCGTGTGGCTCCTGCCCCGGCTGCGGCGACAGGATCCCGCCGCCGCCCGCGGCGCCTGCGTGGCGCTGATCGGCTGGGCGGCGCTCGGCGGGACCGCGGTCGCCGGCGCCTGGCTGCTGCTCGACGCCCTCGTCGGCCCCGCCCTCCTCGGCGATCCCCGGGTCGACCGGGCCGTGTCCGCGGTCGCCTGGGCGCTGCCGTTCGGCTCGGTGATGATGGTCGCCCTCGCGGCCACCCGCGGCTTCGGCGGGGTGGTGCCGTTCAACGCGGTCGGCAATATCGCCGTCCCCACCGCCCGTCCGGTCGTGGTGCTCGCGGTCGCCGCACTCGGCGGATCGGCGGCGGCGGCGGCCGCCGGGTGGGCCGGCGTGCTCCTGCCGGGCGCGCTCGTCGCCGTCGCCGTGATGGGGCGGCGGCTGCGCCGCCAGGAGCGTTCCGCACAGGGCCGCCGCGGCCCCTGGCTCCCCACCCGCGCGGTCCGGCGCGACGTGCTGGGCTTCGGCCTGCCGCGCACCGTGTCGACGCTGCTGGAGCAGTCCCTGCTCTGGCTGGACGTGATCCTCGTGGGCATCCTGGTGGGCCCGGCGGCCGCAGGCGTCTACGGCGTCGCGTCCCGCTTCGTGGCGGGCGGCCAGGTGGTGATGACCGCGCTGCGGATCGTGGTCGCTCCCCAGTTCAGCGCGCGCCTGGCCGCCGACGAGAATGCCGAGGCCGAGGAGCTCTACGCCGTCACGGCGACCTGGATCGTCCTGTTCGGAGCGCCCGTCTACGTCCTCCTGGCGTGCTTCTCGCCCACGCTCCTCGGACTGCCGGGCGAGGACTTCACCGACGGCGTCACGGCGATGATCGTGCTGTGCGCCGGCGGCCTCGCGCTGCTCGCCGGCGGCAACATCCAGTCGCTGCTGCTGATGACCGGCCGCAGCGGCTGGGCGGCGACCAACAAGGTCGTCGTCTTCGCCGTCAGCCTGGTCCTCGACCTGGCCCTGATCCCCGGGTGGGGGATCCTCGGCGCCGCCGTCGCCTGGACGGTGTGCATGGCGCTCGACGGCGTCCTCGCCGCGGCCCAGGTACGGCGCTTCACGGGCATCCGCCCGGCCGCCCGCCGGATCGCGCTCGCCCTGGCGGCGGCCACCGCCGCCGCCGGCCTGCCCTCGCTGCTGCTCCTCGCCACCGTCGGCCAGAGCGTCGCGGGGATGGTCGCGGCGACGGCGCTCACCGGGCTGGTCGTGCTCGCCCTCGCAGCGCTGGGCCGCCGACAGCTGCGCCTGGACCTGCTGTCGGGCCTGATGCGGCGGCGGGCGCGGTAG
- a CDS encoding glycoside hydrolase family 16 protein, whose product MSRRRAVVVAAAVVVLAGLAAAGLLAGAADPPAGPVPPPSLVEEPAPSGYRLVWSDEFTGDALDPAKWNVRDDQNYGATLGVDQCYRAENVAVHGGRLHLRLARKTVTCGGINPDTGEPTYYFTSGAVTTRADRDAPQRFAFTRGYVEAAIRLPQGNAYWGAFWHTGGDGAPPWPEYGELDVMEQDGGHPDLALQTVHYRCSTAASCDTGSDHRHNVRTGSTDPGPPLTGVDAGTYPGATTSRFVRYGLLWDEEQIAWYVDGEPVRGFDGERVRRYATDAEGRVTVAHTGQARTPVRPSWPAVLDTSHAIDLNLAYGGALPRSSGYTGGETATGYDDGNVVGEREGTMEIEYVRVYQLP is encoded by the coding sequence ATGAGCCGTCGGCGCGCGGTGGTCGTCGCGGCCGCTGTGGTCGTGCTGGCCGGGCTGGCGGCGGCCGGGCTGCTCGCCGGCGCCGCCGACCCTCCGGCGGGTCCGGTGCCGCCGCCGTCCCTCGTCGAGGAGCCCGCGCCGTCCGGCTACCGCCTCGTCTGGTCCGACGAGTTCACCGGCGACGCGCTCGACCCCGCGAAGTGGAACGTCCGCGACGACCAGAACTACGGCGCGACCCTCGGCGTCGACCAGTGCTACCGGGCGGAGAACGTCGCGGTCCACGGCGGCCGGCTGCACCTGCGGCTGGCGAGGAAGACGGTGACCTGCGGCGGCATCAACCCCGACACGGGCGAGCCCACGTACTACTTCACCTCCGGTGCCGTGACCACCCGCGCCGACCGGGACGCGCCCCAGCGCTTCGCCTTCACCAGGGGCTACGTCGAGGCCGCGATCCGGCTGCCGCAGGGCAATGCGTACTGGGGGGCGTTCTGGCACACCGGTGGCGACGGCGCGCCGCCGTGGCCCGAGTACGGCGAGCTCGACGTCATGGAGCAGGACGGCGGCCATCCCGACCTGGCGCTCCAGACGGTCCACTACCGCTGCTCGACCGCCGCGTCCTGCGACACCGGCTCGGACCATCGGCACAACGTGCGCACCGGCAGCACCGATCCCGGGCCTCCGCTGACGGGCGTCGACGCCGGGACCTACCCGGGCGCGACGACGTCCCGCTTCGTCCGCTACGGCCTGCTGTGGGACGAGGAGCAGATCGCCTGGTACGTCGACGGCGAGCCGGTCCGCGGCTTCGACGGGGAGCGCGTCCGCCGCTATGCGACCGATGCCGAGGGCCGGGTCACCGTGGCCCACACCGGCCAGGCGCGGACGCCGGTGCGGCCGTCGTGGCCGGCGGTCCTCGACACCAGCCATGCCATCGACCTCAACCTCGCCTACGGCGGCGCGCTGCCGCGGAGCAGCGGCTACACCGGCGGCGAGACGGCGACGGGGTACGACGACGGCAATGTCGTGGGCGAGCGTGAGGGCACGATGGAGATCGAGTACGTCCGGGTCTACCAGCTGCCCTGA
- a CDS encoding glycoside hydrolase family 16 protein produces MPRPAQRLSAHRGWLVMAVAVVVALAVVVWAVTERAQRDDDARHHDGAGRSTPGPGTAPAPTSTDPTAADPTGAPGSPSAEPTIRPVDRFCLAGREPGVEPDGSDGTDGIVWRRDLDERFDTLDRSRWNVRDRTRLDHESSYLLARNVSTRNGKLAIRAAREAVGGRSFTSGFIDTNGRYALPDTFRMEVRVKVPMERGMWAAVWLRPADRSGGEIDLVETTHQKGTRPRFHHTIHTDYGRGHQSVARRFSSAELGDRRGTRWHTYTIQKTPGLMVMWIDGQPTAAFCPGSPGWYDDFYDAGKTWSLRINLQVGGWGGEPDATTDWSGDRTTLLVDYVKTWVPRDRSAGDGSAGDDR; encoded by the coding sequence ATGCCCAGGCCGGCACAGCGCCTCTCCGCTCACCGGGGGTGGCTGGTGATGGCGGTCGCGGTCGTCGTTGCCCTGGCGGTGGTGGTGTGGGCGGTGACCGAGCGCGCCCAGCGCGACGACGACGCCCGCCACCACGACGGCGCCGGTCGCTCGACGCCCGGGCCCGGCACCGCACCGGCCCCCACCAGCACCGACCCCACGGCAGCCGACCCGACCGGCGCCCCGGGCTCGCCGTCCGCCGAGCCGACCATCCGGCCCGTCGACCGCTTCTGCCTGGCGGGCCGCGAGCCCGGCGTCGAGCCGGACGGGTCCGACGGGACCGACGGCATCGTGTGGCGACGCGACCTCGACGAGCGGTTCGACACCCTCGACCGATCGCGCTGGAACGTCCGCGACCGGACCAGGCTCGACCACGAGTCGAGCTACCTGCTCGCGCGCAACGTCAGCACGCGCAACGGCAAGCTCGCCATCCGCGCGGCGCGGGAGGCCGTCGGCGGGCGCTCCTTCACGTCGGGCTTCATCGACACCAACGGCCGCTACGCGCTGCCCGACACGTTCCGGATGGAGGTGCGGGTGAAGGTGCCGATGGAGCGCGGCATGTGGGCCGCGGTCTGGCTCCGGCCGGCCGATCGCTCCGGCGGCGAGATCGACCTGGTCGAGACCACGCATCAGAAGGGCACTCGCCCTCGCTTCCACCACACGATCCACACGGACTACGGGCGGGGACACCAGAGCGTCGCGCGACGGTTCAGCTCCGCCGAGCTCGGCGACCGGCGCGGAACCCGCTGGCACACCTACACCATCCAGAAGACGCCCGGACTGATGGTGATGTGGATCGACGGGCAGCCGACCGCGGCCTTCTGCCCGGGCTCGCCGGGCTGGTACGACGACTTCTACGACGCCGGCAAGACCTGGAGCCTGCGGATCAACCTCCAAGTGGGCGGCTGGGGCGGTGAGCCCGACGCCACGACCGACTGGTCCGGCGACCGGACCACCCTGCTCGTCGACTACGTCAAGACCTGGGTGCCCCGGGACCGATCCGCCGGCGACGGATCCGCCGGCGACGACCGATGA
- a CDS encoding fibrinogen-like YCDxxxxGGGW domain-containing protein, which yields MRSSNIRRLAAGVLAVGTAVTGLTVATTPAVSAEPGAPDPVTLGTTQQTAAGSCWEIKQLRPSAPDGAYWLLTPSMPEPQQFYCDMTTDGGGWVLIAKGRNGWTPDYDGKGTRAALLSPSFAGGADVHQLPSQAVDQLLDGGRVADLTDGIRLRRARNAAGSQWQEARFKPSRRDRWVWSFNAPHPLTSYSFDGSSWSGGNTSSFGADSSYRRVITTSRSSTAWNFGFGYGTGVGGSANADSYLYSPSGGGEALPVTQVYLRPKIRSTEGFTAIPDGGTTAVEQTAQPNSLADPLPWGVTGIAGDTSREGSVEVQAFTQSGNRMYVGGNFRYVQQDASGTGRVEQSFLAAFDVDTGAWVSSFRPVLNEQVRALATLPDGRIVAGGSFTHANGTAATGIVALDPVTGAVDPTWSLTVENRLTGGVVNVRALELDGDYLYLGGAFTHLKGRTQANPSFMRNLGRVNVADASATNGWNPNLNGSVVDVDGAADRTRVYSAGYFTQADGLAAPKAAAFRTGATASLATPAWNPTWSSSNDYQQAIAEAGDRVWVGGSEHSLFSFSTSTFQRLSTNIFDPKGDVQAVTADGDQVFAGCHCWDNSYADAVKWPLDSTPWSQADTVHAVGMWDAATGARVPGFVPTFKTRVGYGVWAITKDSNDRLWVGGDIVTVSSRQSATDWSGGFARFAPRDATAPATPGGLRLVEHGSDSVRLAWNASSDPSGVRYQVLRNDRPIAVTTATSITVPHADDARYFVRAADGAGNVSASTGVLAVGGAAPQQVVPNDASWRWRYEAQAPPATWAQPEYDDTGWQQGTAVLGWGSTSVQTSLDLFDPTSSRPLTAYFRHAFTIDDPDAVRSLVLTGVANDGAVFYVNGVEVARRGLPDGPVTHQTYAVVAPREAAAKSSPVVVEVPLGLLRQGRNVIAAETHLNYRGTPDLTFEAGAVATLD from the coding sequence GTGCGTAGCAGCAACATCCGCCGGCTGGCTGCGGGCGTCCTGGCCGTCGGTACGGCGGTCACCGGCCTGACGGTCGCGACGACCCCCGCGGTCTCGGCCGAGCCCGGTGCCCCCGACCCCGTCACCCTGGGCACGACCCAGCAGACCGCGGCCGGCTCGTGCTGGGAGATCAAGCAGCTGCGACCGAGCGCGCCGGACGGCGCCTACTGGCTGCTCACCCCGTCGATGCCCGAGCCGCAGCAGTTCTACTGCGACATGACCACCGACGGCGGTGGCTGGGTGCTGATCGCCAAGGGCCGCAACGGCTGGACCCCCGACTACGACGGCAAGGGCACGCGCGCCGCGCTGCTGAGCCCGTCCTTCGCCGGCGGTGCCGACGTGCACCAGCTCCCGAGCCAGGCCGTCGACCAGCTCCTGGACGGCGGCCGGGTCGCCGACCTGACCGACGGCATCCGCCTCCGCCGGGCCCGCAACGCCGCCGGCAGCCAGTGGCAGGAGGCGCGGTTCAAGCCGAGCCGGCGGGACCGGTGGGTGTGGTCGTTCAACGCGCCCCACCCGCTCACGTCGTACTCGTTCGACGGCTCGAGCTGGTCGGGCGGGAACACCAGCTCGTTCGGGGCCGACAGCAGCTACCGACGGGTGATCACGACCTCGCGCTCCTCGACCGCCTGGAACTTCGGCTTCGGCTACGGCACCGGCGTCGGCGGATCCGCCAACGCCGACTCCTACCTGTACTCGCCGTCCGGCGGCGGGGAGGCGCTCCCCGTGACGCAGGTCTATCTGCGTCCGAAGATCAGGTCCACCGAGGGCTTCACCGCCATCCCCGACGGCGGCACGACCGCGGTCGAGCAGACCGCGCAGCCCAACTCCCTGGCCGACCCCCTGCCGTGGGGAGTGACGGGCATCGCCGGCGACACCAGCCGCGAGGGCAGCGTCGAGGTGCAGGCGTTCACCCAGTCCGGCAACCGGATGTACGTCGGCGGCAACTTCCGCTACGTCCAGCAGGACGCCTCCGGTACCGGACGCGTCGAGCAGTCCTTCCTGGCGGCGTTCGACGTCGACACCGGCGCCTGGGTCTCCTCCTTCCGGCCGGTTCTCAACGAGCAGGTCCGTGCCCTGGCGACGCTGCCCGACGGCCGGATCGTGGCCGGCGGCTCCTTCACCCACGCGAACGGGACCGCCGCCACCGGCATCGTGGCCCTCGACCCGGTCACCGGGGCCGTGGACCCGACCTGGTCGCTGACGGTGGAGAACCGGCTCACCGGCGGCGTCGTCAACGTCCGGGCCCTCGAGCTCGACGGCGACTACCTCTACCTCGGCGGCGCCTTCACCCACCTCAAGGGCAGGACGCAGGCGAACCCCTCCTTCATGCGGAACCTCGGCCGGGTCAACGTCGCCGATGCCAGCGCCACGAACGGCTGGAACCCCAACCTCAACGGCTCCGTGGTCGACGTCGACGGCGCGGCCGACCGCACCCGCGTCTACTCGGCCGGCTACTTCACCCAGGCCGACGGCCTCGCGGCGCCGAAGGCCGCCGCCTTCCGGACCGGAGCCACCGCGAGCCTCGCGACACCGGCGTGGAACCCCACCTGGAGCAGCAGCAACGACTACCAGCAGGCCATCGCCGAGGCCGGCGACCGGGTCTGGGTCGGCGGCTCGGAGCACAGCCTCTTCTCCTTCTCGACCAGCACGTTCCAACGGCTGAGCACCAACATCTTCGACCCGAAGGGCGACGTGCAGGCGGTCACCGCCGACGGCGACCAGGTCTTCGCCGGCTGCCACTGCTGGGACAACTCCTACGCCGACGCCGTCAAGTGGCCGCTGGACAGCACGCCGTGGAGCCAGGCCGACACCGTGCATGCGGTCGGGATGTGGGATGCGGCGACCGGTGCCCGGGTGCCCGGCTTCGTGCCGACGTTCAAGACCCGGGTCGGGTACGGCGTCTGGGCGATCACCAAGGACTCGAACGACCGGCTCTGGGTCGGCGGCGACATCGTCACCGTCTCCTCGCGGCAGAGCGCCACGGACTGGTCGGGCGGCTTCGCCCGGTTCGCGCCGCGGGACGCCACCGCTCCGGCCACGCCCGGGGGGCTCCGCCTCGTCGAGCACGGCTCCGACAGCGTGCGGCTGGCGTGGAACGCCAGCAGCGACCCCAGCGGCGTGCGCTACCAGGTGCTGCGCAACGACCGTCCCATCGCGGTGACCACCGCGACCAGCATCACCGTCCCGCACGCGGACGACGCCCGGTACTTCGTCCGCGCCGCCGACGGCGCCGGCAACGTCTCGGCGAGCACCGGCGTCCTGGCCGTCGGGGGCGCGGCTCCCCAGCAGGTCGTCCCGAACGACGCCAGCTGGCGGTGGCGCTACGAGGCCCAGGCGCCGCCCGCGACCTGGGCGCAGCCCGAGTACGACGACACCGGGTGGCAGCAGGGCACGGCGGTGCTGGGGTGGGGGTCCACCTCCGTGCAGACCAGCCTCGACCTCTTCGATCCCACCTCGAGCCGCCCGCTCACGGCGTACTTCCGGCACGCGTTCACCATCGACGACCCCGACGCCGTGCGGTCGCTGGTGCTCACGGGCGTCGCCAACGACGGCGCGGTCTTCTACGTCAACGGCGTCGAGGTGGCCCGGCGGGGCCTGCCCGACGGCCCGGTCACGCACCAGACCTACGCAGTCGTCGCGCCTCGCGAGGCGGCCGCCAAGTCGAGCCCGGTCGTGGTCGAGGTGCCGCTCGGCCTGCTCCGGCAGGGCCGGAACGTGATCGCCGCGGAGACCCACCTCAACTACCGGGGGACGCCGGACCTGACGTTCGAGGCGGGGGCCGTCGCCACGCTTGACTAG
- a CDS encoding class I SAM-dependent methyltransferase: MLSALCRSVTDGGAAAVRRYQWERIQALLPAEFDAAWQAADGVPGWFDQRHAAAFTLALQSLPAEPTVVEIGSYLGRSAVFQAQILAALGRGGGITAIDPHTGDRQHLEMLGIEELPTWDMFCYFVRGLDPDGLVDMVRATSIEAAREWDGREIDLLYIDGWHSYDAVREDGEHWLPHLSADGIVVFDDYGYYADDVARAVDELAEAGLFTPWGVNARQMIGGRRSAPSAPLDQLLTIVDSSVMRRLASVKARISA; this comes from the coding sequence GTGCTCTCAGCCCTGTGCCGGAGCGTGACCGACGGCGGCGCCGCCGCCGTCCGCCGCTACCAGTGGGAGCGGATCCAGGCCCTGCTGCCCGCCGAGTTCGACGCGGCCTGGCAGGCCGCGGACGGCGTACCGGGCTGGTTCGACCAGCGCCACGCCGCCGCCTTCACCCTGGCCCTCCAGTCGCTGCCCGCCGAGCCCACGGTCGTCGAGATCGGGTCGTACCTCGGCCGCAGCGCGGTGTTCCAGGCCCAGATCCTCGCGGCGCTCGGTCGCGGCGGCGGCATCACCGCCATCGACCCGCACACCGGTGACCGCCAGCATCTCGAGATGCTCGGGATCGAGGAGCTGCCCACCTGGGACATGTTCTGCTACTTCGTCCGGGGCCTCGACCCCGACGGTCTCGTCGACATGGTCCGGGCGACCTCGATCGAGGCGGCGAGGGAGTGGGACGGGCGCGAGATCGATCTCCTCTACATCGACGGCTGGCACTCCTACGACGCGGTCCGGGAGGACGGCGAGCACTGGCTGCCGCACCTGTCGGCCGACGGGATCGTGGTCTTCGACGACTACGGCTACTACGCCGACGACGTGGCTCGCGCCGTCGACGAGCTCGCCGAGGCCGGCCTGTTCACCCCGTGGGGCGTCAATGCCCGGCAGATGATCGGCGGTCGCCGGTCCGCGCCGTCCGCGCCGCTCGACCAGCTCCTCACGATCGTCGACTCCTCCGTCATGCGCAGGCTCGCCTCCGTCAAGGCCCGGATCTCGGCCTGA
- a CDS encoding glycosyltransferase, whose translation MRGHFTELELLVESHGIDLADRHWAVPRHPQTVHRLEGHDDVTWMPRIYSRDLAGAWRNLRQAFALHRRLRPSRVVTTGAAQAVPHLLAAACHRTPITYVESVARLDGPSLTGRLAARLPRAQLLAPRAGWGGRWTEAADAFSAFVAAPLEPAPAVSSAVVALGGENFPFPRAVRQVESALRGVAITWQVGSTDLADGVVRNQWLSPSDLEDAMAASSVVITHGGAGSILTSLAAGRVPVVLPRTAEHGEACDDHQVRMTESLEQRGLAVMVHGDEQLDLEHVRRAASLQVSRLARLADPTELAPELVA comes from the coding sequence GTGCGGGGGCACTTCACCGAGTTGGAGCTCCTCGTCGAGAGTCACGGCATCGACCTCGCCGACCGGCACTGGGCGGTTCCCCGCCACCCCCAGACGGTCCATCGGCTGGAGGGCCACGACGACGTCACCTGGATGCCCAGGATCTATTCGCGCGACCTCGCCGGCGCCTGGCGCAACCTGCGACAGGCGTTCGCGCTGCACCGGCGCCTGCGGCCGAGCCGCGTGGTCACCACCGGCGCCGCCCAGGCCGTCCCGCACCTGCTCGCGGCGGCCTGTCACCGCACGCCGATCACCTACGTCGAGTCGGTCGCCCGCCTCGACGGGCCGTCGCTGACCGGTCGGCTGGCAGCGCGGCTGCCCCGGGCCCAGCTGCTGGCTCCCCGTGCCGGATGGGGAGGCCGCTGGACCGAGGCCGCCGACGCCTTCAGCGCCTTCGTCGCCGCGCCCCTGGAGCCCGCCCCGGCGGTCTCCAGCGCCGTCGTGGCCCTGGGCGGTGAGAACTTCCCGTTCCCCCGAGCCGTGCGGCAGGTGGAGAGCGCCCTGCGCGGGGTCGCCATCACCTGGCAGGTCGGCAGCACCGACCTCGCCGACGGCGTCGTCCGCAATCAGTGGCTCTCGCCGAGCGACCTGGAGGACGCCATGGCGGCCTCGTCGGTCGTGATCACCCACGGCGGCGCCGGCTCGATCCTCACCTCGCTGGCCGCCGGCCGGGTCCCGGTGGTGCTGCCGCGCACGGCCGAGCACGGCGAGGCGTGCGACGACCATCAGGTACGCATGACCGAGAGCCTGGAGCAGCGCGGCCTCGCCGTCATGGTGCACGGCGACGAGCAGCTCGACCTCGAGCACGTACGACGCGCCGCGTCACTGCAGGTGAGTCGTCTCGCCCGGCTCGCCGACCCCACCGAGCTGGCTCCCGAGCTCGTCGCCTGA
- a CDS encoding LuxR C-terminal-related transcriptional regulator has translation MRAVLAEDQALLRVGLTRILESGGIEVVEAVDNAPSLTRALARDDIDLAVVDVRLPPTHTTEGLEAATAARASRPAFPVLVLSQWVEPLYARDLLAGGEGAIGYLLKDRVADVDGFLAAVRQVADGGTVLDPEVVAALVSARSRPLDRLTDREREVLTLMAEGRSNAAVAARMVVTEKAVGKHINNIFTKLDLPQAPDDNRRVLAVLAWLDGR, from the coding sequence CTGAGGGCCGTGCTCGCCGAGGACCAGGCGCTGCTGCGCGTAGGCCTCACCCGGATCCTCGAGTCCGGCGGGATCGAGGTGGTCGAGGCGGTGGACAACGCGCCCTCCCTCACCCGGGCGCTCGCCCGCGACGACATCGACCTGGCCGTGGTCGACGTACGCCTCCCGCCGACGCACACCACCGAGGGCCTGGAGGCCGCCACCGCGGCCCGCGCGTCGCGGCCGGCCTTCCCGGTGCTCGTGCTCAGCCAGTGGGTGGAGCCGCTGTACGCCCGGGACCTGCTCGCCGGCGGGGAGGGGGCGATCGGGTACCTGCTCAAGGACCGGGTCGCCGACGTCGACGGCTTCCTCGCCGCCGTCCGGCAGGTCGCGGACGGCGGCACGGTGCTCGACCCCGAGGTGGTGGCGGCGCTCGTCAGCGCCCGCAGCCGGCCGCTGGACCGGCTCACCGACCGCGAGCGGGAGGTGCTCACCCTGATGGCCGAGGGCCGCTCCAACGCCGCCGTCGCGGCCCGGATGGTCGTCACCGAGAAGGCCGTCGGGAAGCACATCAACAACATCTTCACCAAGCTCGACCTGCCGCAGGCGCCCGACGACAACCGGCGGGTGCTGGCCGTGCTGGCCTGGCTCGACGGGCGCTGA